A window of Campylobacter ureolyticus contains these coding sequences:
- a CDS encoding class I SAM-dependent methyltransferase: MNVQNKNSNIKNSEIWDKKAKSYSKFDGNLNEFQIRFFKILKDFDVSFKDKTLVDIGCGTGIYSLYLAGICKMVLGVDSSTKMLEELNLKKAEFKINNLQTINSDFKNFQTADKFDIAFLTMSPALQNEDDFNKFMDLGNLRIYLNWEEPKNSSMLDPFYKIYKRNDKNKNTASNLQNFLIKNNISYKTEVLREIRSANRSFNEAFENTIWHLEINGIKYDEGEIKNTLLKMQKDGFIEDVIKSKMRVLVF, from the coding sequence ATGAATGTTCAAAATAAAAATAGCAATATAAAAAATAGTGAAATTTGGGATAAAAAAGCTAAAAGTTATAGTAAATTTGATGGAAATTTGAACGAATTCCAAATAAGATTTTTTAAGATTTTAAAAGATTTTGATGTTAGCTTTAAAGATAAAACCTTAGTTGATATAGGATGTGGAACTGGGATTTATTCACTTTATTTAGCCGGAATTTGCAAAATGGTTTTAGGTGTAGATAGCTCAACAAAAATGCTCGAGGAGTTAAATTTAAAAAAAGCTGAGTTTAAAATAAATAACCTTCAAACAATAAACTCTGATTTTAAAAATTTCCAAACCGCTGATAAATTTGATATCGCATTTTTAACTATGAGTCCAGCTTTACAAAATGAGGATGATTTTAATAAATTTATGGATCTAGGGAATTTAAGAATTTATCTAAATTGGGAAGAGCCAAAAAACTCATCTATGCTTGATCCATTTTATAAAATTTATAAAAGAAATGATAAAAATAAAAACACCGCTTCAAATTTACAAAATTTTCTTATAAAAAATAATATTTCTTATAAAACAGAAGTTTTGAGAGAAATAAGATCAGCTAATAGAAGTTTTAATGAAGCTTTTGAAAATACAATCTGGCATCTAGAAATAAATGGTATAAAGTATGATGAGGGTGAGATAAAAAACACTCTTTTAAAAATGCAAAAAGATGGCTTTATAGAAGATGTGATAAAAAGCAAAATGAGGGTTTTAGTGTTTTAA
- a CDS encoding Fur family transcriptional regulator: MDVKKFLLNHDIKPTAFRNSLVKILKTANKPVSYDEIVDLTNANKTTVYRNLDLLEEKGILISSMANNKNFYELADHAKAYFVCEKCHKMEEISMPNLELKNIKSVVVKGTCDECSK, from the coding sequence ATGGATGTAAAAAAATTTTTATTGAACCACGATATAAAACCAACAGCTTTTAGAAATTCTCTTGTAAAAATTTTAAAAACCGCTAACAAACCTGTTAGTTATGACGAGATAGTAGATCTTACAAATGCTAATAAAACCACAGTTTATAGGAACTTAGACTTACTTGAAGAAAAAGGAATTTTAATTTCAAGTATGGCTAACAACAAAAATTTTTATGAGTTAGCAGATCATGCGAAAGCTTATTTTGTTTGTGAAAAATGTCATAAGATGGAAGAAATATCAATGCCAAATTTAGAACTTAAGAATATAAAAAGCGTAGTTGTAAAAGGAACTTGTGATGAATGTTCAAAATAA
- a CDS encoding metal ABC transporter solute-binding protein, Zn/Mn family — protein sequence MKKLFFFTLISCLGAFAKPLVTTTILPTKYFVERIAGDSLEVVSLVEKGADPHTYEPKPNQMKSVEKSELHFAVGMEFDEIWLPRLQKQFPNLVVINTDENIKKIPMMAHHHHDSHEHESHADHNHHDDNHDAVHEHENHEVKHSDEHHHEDANHEHHHCDHGGVDPHIWLDPSLVKKQAQNIANALIKKYPKNKELFESNLNKFNKDLDSFDKNTAEKLKNLKSNKFMVYHPSWGYFAARYGLVQIPIEIEGKEPKPADLKELINKAKDEKIKVIFVAPQFSKKAANMVAKQTGAKVVEIDQLPENWLSEMQKTVDIFAKFLK from the coding sequence ATGAAAAAACTATTTTTTTTCACTTTAATCAGTTGCTTAGGAGCTTTTGCAAAGCCTTTAGTTACAACTACGATTTTGCCTACAAAATATTTTGTTGAGCGTATCGCAGGAGATAGTTTAGAAGTTGTAAGTTTAGTAGAGAAAGGTGCTGACCCACATACTTACGAGCCAAAACCAAATCAAATGAAAAGTGTTGAAAAGAGCGAACTTCATTTTGCTGTAGGAATGGAATTTGATGAAATTTGGCTTCCAAGACTACAAAAACAATTTCCAAATTTGGTTGTTATAAATACAGATGAAAATATAAAAAAAATTCCTATGATGGCTCATCATCATCATGATTCACACGAGCATGAAAGTCATGCTGATCATAATCACCATGATGATAATCACGATGCAGTTCATGAGCACGAAAATCACGAAGTAAAACACAGTGATGAGCATCACCATGAAGATGCAAATCACGAACATCATCATTGCGATCACGGTGGAGTTGATCCACACATTTGGCTAGATCCATCACTTGTAAAAAAACAAGCTCAAAATATTGCAAATGCATTAATTAAGAAATACCCTAAAAACAAAGAGCTTTTTGAATCAAATTTAAATAAATTTAACAAAGATTTAGATAGTTTTGATAAAAATACAGCTGAGAAATTAAAAAATTTAAAATCAAATAAGTTTATGGTTTATCACCCATCTTGGGGATATTTTGCAGCTCGTTATGGTCTAGTTCAAATTCCTATAGAAATAGAGGGAAAAGAGCCAAAGCCAGCTGACTTAAAAGAGCTTATAAATAAAGCAAAAGATGAGAAGATAAAAGTTATTTTTGTTGCTCCTCAGTTTTCTAAAAAAGCAGCAAATATGGTAGCAAAACAAACCGGAGCAAAAGTTGTTGAAATAGACCAATTGCCTGAAAATTGGCTTAGCGAAATGCAAAAAACAGTAGATATTTTTGCCAAATTTTTAAAATAA
- a CDS encoding HoxN/HupN/NixA family nickel/cobalt transporter, with protein sequence MRIFVILLIFVKTQILACALCALMTPTAHVFLNFNTEEDTLKNIEISWIFSQNFTDLTLQGYDFNANSKLEKNELDEVNFAMLNYVGDKNFLMNFQWYDMPNGESNLIEGNFSDAKTVMEDGRIVFKFKQNIGVKIQKNRVFKTTAYDENGYFNFTFLNSDAVRVNDDLHIEFNSNLGANFALFESGKVPVKIQKNLKDLVNNSGIDNNTKKLNFIDKTAINSLEKLKAIFTKSTNDLSLKLIISVIFISFLYGFFHAAGPGHAKVLTTSYFLANGGNYLKSFKFALKIGFFHVIGAFLIVLITVFVIDIVAGSISSNTIKLTTQISSLMIILIAIYMFIQKIKFLANNNHPKECGCISCKSANTKKSEIFNSNLNTLNLNNSNISTLKFHPIDFKKNKKSKKEEWLIALSSAIIPCPGTILVFLLAFNVGSYGVAFLSAFFMGFGMSFIIFLAAIFGAGINKFTSSKFENLKIYIEFLGLAFMLIIGVFMFLIAGSLESL encoded by the coding sequence ATGAGGATATTTGTAATACTTTTAATTTTTGTTAAGACGCAAATTCTAGCTTGTGCGTTGTGTGCCTTAATGACACCAACTGCACATGTTTTTTTAAATTTTAATACCGAAGAAGACACTCTTAAAAATATCGAAATTTCATGGATATTTTCTCAAAATTTTACAGATCTTACACTTCAAGGATATGACTTTAATGCAAATTCAAAACTTGAAAAAAATGAACTTGATGAAGTAAATTTTGCAATGCTTAACTATGTAGGTGATAAAAACTTTTTGATGAATTTTCAGTGGTATGATATGCCAAATGGTGAGTCAAATTTAATAGAAGGTAATTTTAGTGATGCAAAAACTGTAATGGAAGATGGAAGAATTGTTTTTAAATTTAAGCAAAATATAGGTGTTAAAATTCAAAAAAATAGAGTTTTTAAAACAACAGCTTATGATGAAAATGGTTATTTTAACTTTACTTTTTTAAATAGTGACGCGGTTAGAGTAAATGATGATTTGCATATTGAATTTAACTCAAATTTAGGAGCAAATTTTGCTCTTTTTGAAAGTGGAAAAGTCCCTGTAAAAATTCAAAAAAATTTAAAAGATCTTGTTAATAATAGTGGAATAGATAACAATACAAAAAAACTAAATTTTATAGATAAAACTGCTATAAATTCACTTGAAAAATTAAAGGCTATTTTTACAAAAAGCACAAATGATTTAAGCTTAAAGCTCATAATTAGTGTGATTTTTATATCGTTTTTGTATGGCTTTTTTCACGCAGCAGGTCCAGGACATGCAAAGGTTTTAACAACTAGCTATTTTTTAGCAAATGGAGGAAATTATTTAAAAAGCTTTAAATTTGCTCTAAAAATAGGTTTTTTTCATGTAATTGGAGCTTTTTTAATCGTTTTAATAACTGTGTTTGTAATAGACATAGTTGCAGGAAGCATATCGTCAAATACTATTAAGCTAACAACACAAATTTCATCTTTAATGATAATTTTAATTGCAATTTATATGTTTATACAAAAAATAAAATTTCTTGCAAACAATAATCACCCAAAAGAATGTGGATGTATAAGTTGTAAAAGCGCAAACACAAAAAAAAGTGAAATTTTTAATTCTAATCTAAACACTTTAAATTTGAACAACTCAAACATATCAACTCTAAAATTTCACCCAATAGATTTTAAAAAAAATAAAAAATCAAAAAAAGAAGAGTGGTTAATCGCACTTAGTTCAGCTATTATTCCATGTCCTGGCACAATTTTAGTTTTTTTATTAGCCTTTAATGTTGGAAGTTACGGGGTGGCTTTTTTAAGTGCTTTTTTTATGGGATTTGGCATGAGTTTTATTATTTTTTTAGCAGCTATTTTCGGAGCTGGAATAAACAAATTTACAAGTTCAAAATTTGAAAATTTGAAAATTTATATCGAGTTTTTAGGTTTAGCTTTTATGTTAATTATTGGTGTTTTTATGTTTTTAATAGCTGGAAGCTTGGAGTCTTTATGA
- a CDS encoding metal ABC transporter ATP-binding protein: MIKVENLNFGYDENLVLENINFTYNEKDFLCIIGPNGGGKSTLLKLLLGLLKPNSGEIKIFDKNPNEVSKQIGYVPQLIPLNKSFPISVLEVVLMGRIDKKKFFFYSKDDKEKALKALEIVGMQDFYKKKIFALSGGQRQRVYIARALVSGAKMLFLDEPTASIDIRGQIEIYEILKKIHENGVGVLMISHDLNTSINYANRVAYVNKKLIMHDISTDKRNNFLEHLEQNHSHFCDVELILKECSCKKC; encoded by the coding sequence ATGATAAAGGTTGAAAATTTAAATTTTGGCTATGATGAAAATTTAGTTTTAGAAAATATTAATTTTACATATAATGAGAAAGATTTTTTATGTATAATTGGTCCAAATGGCGGTGGGAAAAGCACATTATTAAAGCTTCTTTTGGGGCTTTTAAAACCAAACTCTGGTGAGATAAAAATTTTTGATAAAAATCCAAATGAGGTTTCAAAACAAATTGGCTATGTTCCTCAACTAATCCCACTTAATAAATCTTTTCCAATAAGCGTTTTAGAAGTAGTTTTAATGGGAAGAATAGATAAGAAAAAATTTTTCTTCTATTCAAAAGACGATAAAGAAAAAGCCTTGAAAGCACTTGAAATAGTTGGTATGCAAGATTTTTATAAAAAGAAAATTTTTGCACTAAGCGGTGGGCAAAGACAAAGAGTTTATATCGCAAGAGCTTTGGTAAGTGGTGCTAAAATGTTATTTTTAGATGAGCCAACTGCAAGTATTGATATAAGAGGGCAAATCGAAATTTATGAAATTCTAAAAAAAATACATGAAAATGGAGTTGGAGTTTTGATGATAAGCCATGATTTAAATACTTCTATAAATTACGCAAACAGGGTAGCCTATGTAAATAAAAAACTCATAATGCATGATATAAGTACAGATAAACGAAATAACTTTTTAGAACATTTAGAGCAAAATCATAGTCATTTTTGTGATGTTGAGCTGATTTTAAAGGAGTGTTCATGCAAGAAATGTTAA
- a CDS encoding metal ABC transporter permease, translating to MQEMLSLTFMQNAFLGGILVSIACGIIGSLVVINKMTFIAGGISHGAYGGIGLAFFLGFSPLLGATLFSIALALIVAFMSLKDKERFDSIIGAIWAFGMAVGIILIDLTPGYNVDLMGYLFGSILAIDKNTLIFIGFVNLAILFFIVLFYRQFCAISFDMEFAGLRGVKTKLIYYLLVVLMTLCVVSTIQVVGLILVIALLTIPPYIAENFSKRLGEMMLFSSIISSLLCTMGLIISYKFNLTSGASIIIIASLVFFCVAIYKKIAKIS from the coding sequence ATGCAAGAAATGTTAAGTTTAACTTTTATGCAAAACGCATTTTTAGGAGGAATTTTAGTAAGTATAGCATGTGGAATAATTGGCTCACTTGTTGTTATAAATAAAATGACTTTTATAGCGGGTGGAATTTCTCATGGTGCATACGGTGGCATTGGACTAGCTTTTTTTCTAGGCTTTTCACCACTTCTTGGGGCAACATTATTTAGCATTGCTTTAGCTTTAATAGTTGCTTTTATGAGCTTAAAAGATAAAGAGAGATTTGATTCAATAATTGGTGCTATTTGGGCATTTGGAATGGCTGTAGGTATTATATTGATTGATTTAACTCCAGGATACAATGTTGATTTAATGGGTTATTTGTTTGGTTCTATTTTGGCAATTGATAAAAATACTTTAATTTTTATAGGATTTGTAAATTTAGCAATTCTATTTTTCATAGTGCTTTTTTATAGACAATTTTGTGCGATAAGTTTTGATATGGAATTTGCAGGACTTAGGGGCGTTAAAACAAAATTAATTTATTATCTTTTAGTTGTTTTAATGACGCTTTGTGTTGTTTCTACTATTCAGGTTGTGGGACTTATCTTGGTTATTGCACTTCTTACAATTCCTCCATATATTGCTGAAAATTTTTCAAAAAGATTAGGTGAGATGATGCTATTTTCAAGTATTATTTCATCCTTACTATGCACAATGGGTCTAATAATTAGTTATAAATTTAATTTAACAAGTGGTGCAAGTATTATAATAATTGCATCTTTAGTGTTTTTTTGTGTAGCAATTTATAAAAAAATAGCTAAAATATCTTAA
- a CDS encoding DMT family transporter translates to MTNTQIAKISLITIAIAWGATFLPIQYMLKNINVPSFLFFRFLISAILLWIISFKIGIKFDKTSTKFGVILGIFMFLDFMFQTYALNYTFSSTVAFIIGLNVVIVPFLMYFIFKIHLSFNAILGAVMAVLGLFLLSGTSGLRLGFGEVLSLISAFAYALHVVYTGRFARACNIYILLITQFFTMSFLTLIYALFFATPSKNSLNIFGGFEIWLSINFVYMIIFTAVFATVIAFFVQTKAQIYLTPEQTSLILILEPVSAGFIGYFIGNELLSKAQIFGAILIITAILINELNLTKFIRKFTRRIF, encoded by the coding sequence ATGACAAACACTCAAATAGCAAAAATTTCACTCATTACCATAGCAATTGCCTGGGGGGCGACATTTTTACCAATACAATATATGCTTAAAAATATAAATGTCCCAAGCTTTTTATTTTTTAGGTTTTTAATTTCTGCTATTTTACTTTGGATAATCTCGTTTAAAATAGGTATAAAATTTGACAAAACCTCAACTAAATTTGGTGTTATTTTAGGTATTTTTATGTTTTTAGACTTTATGTTTCAAACTTACGCTCTAAACTATACTTTTAGCTCAACTGTTGCTTTTATAATAGGATTAAATGTTGTAATAGTGCCATTTTTAATGTATTTTATCTTTAAAATACACCTTAGCTTTAATGCAATTTTAGGAGCCGTAATGGCAGTTTTGGGACTGTTTTTGCTAAGTGGAACAAGTGGTTTAAGGCTTGGATTTGGCGAAGTATTAAGCCTTATTTCAGCTTTTGCTTATGCTCTTCATGTTGTTTACACAGGTAGGTTTGCTAGAGCTTGTAACATTTATATACTCCTAATAACTCAATTTTTTACAATGAGCTTTTTAACACTTATTTATGCTCTATTTTTTGCAACTCCTAGCAAAAACTCTTTAAATATATTTGGAGGGTTTGAAATTTGGTTAAGTATAAATTTTGTGTACATGATAATATTTACTGCTGTTTTTGCTACAGTAATTGCCTTTTTTGTACAAACAAAAGCTCAAATTTATCTAACCCCAGAACAAACTTCACTAATTTTAATTTTGGAGCCAGTAAGCGCAGGATTTATTGGATACTTTATAGGAAATGAGCTTTTAAGCAAAGCTCAAATTTTTGGAGCAATTCTCATAATAACTGCAATTTTAATAAATGAGCTTAATCTAACCAAATTCATAAGAAAGTTCACTAGACGAATTTTTTAA
- a CDS encoding manganese efflux pump MntP has protein sequence MEVFLIAFGLSMDSVALSIANGAKYPNLKFLIALKIAFVYAFFQGLMCVLGYILGIGFAKFISEIDHFIAFFILLFLGVKMIKEANDEKVVSLTNKELVFGGVATSIDAMAIGVTFGLSYVSLSYSTFVIFTLCFILCLLACFIGKKVGEYLESKAMILGGVILIFIGTRILLTHLGVL, from the coding sequence ATGGAAGTTTTTTTAATAGCTTTTGGTCTTAGTATGGATAGTGTGGCTTTAAGCATAGCAAATGGTGCGAAATATCCAAATTTAAAGTTTTTAATAGCCTTAAAAATAGCTTTTGTTTATGCATTTTTTCAAGGATTAATGTGTGTTTTGGGTTATATTTTAGGCATTGGCTTTGCTAAATTTATAAGTGAAATTGATCATTTTATAGCGTTTTTCATACTTCTTTTTTTAGGAGTAAAAATGATAAAAGAGGCAAATGATGAAAAGGTAGTTAGTTTAACTAACAAAGAGTTAGTGTTTGGTGGAGTTGCTACGAGTATTGATGCTATGGCTATTGGTGTAACATTTGGCTTAAGCTATGTTAGTTTGAGTTATTCAACTTTTGTTATTTTTACGCTTTGTTTTATTCTTTGTTTGTTGGCCTGTTTTATCGGAAAAAAAGTAGGGGAGTATTTAGAAAGTAAAGCTATGATTTTAGGTGGAGTAATACTTATTTTTATAGGTACTAGAATTTTGCTTACTCATTTAGGAGTTTTATAA
- a CDS encoding replication/maintenance protein RepL: MSNINSLEIYKKILGDKKVSVIEFLAKNHDKNGFITLSINEICTLTNTSKPTVIQTLKLLDEKFVLKKIKNGVYKLNL; the protein is encoded by the coding sequence GTGAGTAATATAAACTCGCTTGAAATCTATAAAAAAATTTTAGGCGATAAAAAGGTTAGCGTTATAGAGTTTTTGGCTAAAAACCATGATAAAAATGGCTTTATAACGCTAAGCATTAATGAGATTTGCACTCTGACAAACACAAGTAAGCCAACGGTTATCCAAACCTTAAAACTACTTGATGAAAAATTTGTTTTAAAAAAAATTAAAAATGGGGTTTACAAACTAAATTTATAA
- a CDS encoding universal stress protein, which translates to MKKILVCVDNNPLNEAVCSYGLEMAKKLNLEVIFLHVIKTPLFTPNFLGLAAGGLVVTQGSDMVYDPEELKPTKEQIDEAEDMLKKAKKMADEADIKSSSDLQCGDIIEILINYNDIAAIVVSIKDETEDIQNNIIALTRESKTPILFVNKEFSEIKSALVAFDGGDAAIKTLHSIKDSNIFGQDLEYHVLNINKDEKKSKEILDIAKDILKNENAKFVSLSGEVADELISYRRANNLDLFVMGSFSKGIFATLFFGSTSKNVVEKALVPVFVAQ; encoded by the coding sequence GTGAAAAAAATATTAGTTTGTGTTGATAATAATCCTTTAAATGAAGCTGTATGTAGTTATGGCTTAGAGATGGCAAAAAAGCTAAACTTAGAAGTTATTTTTTTACATGTTATAAAAACCCCACTTTTTACACCGAATTTTTTAGGCTTAGCAGCTGGCGGACTTGTAGTAACCCAAGGAAGCGATATGGTTTATGACCCAGAAGAGCTTAAACCTACAAAAGAGCAGATTGATGAAGCTGAAGATATGCTAAAAAAAGCTAAAAAAATGGCTGATGAGGCAGACATTAAATCAAGTAGCGATTTACAATGTGGTGATATAATAGAAATTTTAATAAACTATAATGATATTGCCGCAATAGTTGTATCAATAAAAGATGAAACTGAAGATATTCAAAACAACATAATTGCACTTACAAGAGAGTCAAAAACACCAATTTTATTTGTAAATAAGGAGTTTTCTGAGATTAAATCAGCTCTTGTTGCATTTGATGGTGGCGATGCGGCTATAAAAACTCTACATAGCATAAAAGATAGTAATATTTTTGGTCAAGACTTAGAATATCATGTGCTAAACATAAATAAAGATGAAAAAAAATCAAAAGAAATTTTAGATATAGCAAAAGATATTTTAAAAAATGAAAATGCAAAATTTGTAAGTTTAAGTGGCGAAGTTGCAGATGAGCTAATATCATATAGAAGAGCAAATAACTTAGATCTTTTTGTAATGGGAAGCTTTAGTAAGGGTATTTTTGCTACACTATTTTTTGGAAGCACATCTAAAAATGTTGTTGAAAAAGCATTAGTTCCTGTTTTTGTTGCACAGTGA
- the prfA gene encoding peptide chain release factor 1: protein MLADKLENFIKRYDEISNLLVSQDIISNVDEMTKLAKEQSSIEEIYKASKEYFSTIQGIEDNKNLLEDPELGELAKEELKLLEDKKLSLENEIKILLIPKDPNDDRNIFLELRAGTGGDEAALFVGDLVNAYLRYAEIKGYKTEIVSQSEGSAGGFKEIILLVKGKGAYSRLKFEGGTHRVQRVPETESQGRVHTSAITVAIMPEVDDNDIIINPNDLKIDVMRSSGHGGQSVNTTDSAVRVTHIPTGLVVVNQDGKSQHKNKDAALKVLKARLYEMQEAKRLEEEREKRKEQVGTGDRSGRIRTYNYPQNRISDHRINLTLYRLEAIMSAGLFDEIIDPLIAYYQAKAVSGEEE, encoded by the coding sequence ATGCTTGCTGATAAGCTTGAAAATTTTATAAAAAGATATGACGAGATCTCAAATTTGCTCGTCAGTCAAGATATTATCAGCAATGTAGATGAAATGACTAAGCTTGCTAAAGAGCAAAGCAGTATTGAAGAAATTTACAAAGCATCGAAAGAATACTTTAGCACAATCCAAGGCATCGAAGATAACAAAAATTTATTAGAAGATCCGGAACTTGGTGAGCTCGCAAAAGAGGAATTAAAACTTTTAGAAGACAAAAAATTATCTCTTGAAAACGAGATAAAGATACTTCTCATCCCAAAAGATCCAAACGATGATAGAAACATATTTCTAGAGCTTCGTGCTGGAACAGGTGGAGATGAGGCTGCACTTTTTGTTGGTGATTTAGTAAACGCGTACTTAAGATATGCTGAGATTAAAGGCTATAAAACTGAAATCGTTTCTCAAAGCGAAGGAAGTGCTGGAGGCTTTAAAGAAATTATTCTACTTGTAAAAGGAAAAGGTGCCTACTCAAGACTTAAATTCGAAGGTGGAACTCACAGAGTTCAAAGAGTTCCTGAAACTGAAAGCCAAGGAAGAGTTCACACTAGTGCAATAACTGTTGCTATTATGCCAGAAGTTGATGATAATGATATAATCATTAATCCAAATGATCTTAAAATAGATGTTATGAGAAGCTCAGGACATGGTGGACAAAGTGTAAATACAACTGATAGTGCCGTTAGAGTTACTCATATACCAACTGGACTTGTTGTAGTAAATCAAGATGGAAAAAGCCAACATAAAAATAAAGATGCTGCTTTAAAGGTTTTAAAAGCAAGACTTTATGAGATGCAAGAAGCTAAACGCCTTGAAGAAGAGAGAGAAAAAAGAAAAGAACAAGTTGGAACTGGCGATAGAAGTGGCAGGATAAGAACCTACAACTATCCACAAAACAGAATCTCTGATCATCGTATAAATTTAACTCTTTATAGACTAGAAGCAATTATGTCAGCTGGACTTTTTGATGAGATAATAGATCCATTAATTGCCTATTATCAAGCAAAAGCAGTCTCAGGCGAAGAAGAGTAA
- the rpsT gene encoding 30S ribosomal protein S20, whose translation MANHKSAEKRARQTVKKTERNRFYRTRLKNISRAVRQAVEANDKEAASAAFKVANQDIHSFVSRGFLKKQTASRRVSRLAKLVNSMDKAE comes from the coding sequence ATGGCAAATCATAAATCTGCTGAAAAAAGAGCAAGACAAACTGTTAAAAAAACAGAGAGAAATAGATTTTACCGCACAAGACTTAAAAACATTTCAAGAGCGGTAAGACAGGCTGTTGAAGCAAACGACAAAGAAGCTGCAAGTGCTGCTTTTAAAGTTGCAAATCAAGACATTCATAGTTTTGTAAGTAGAGGTTTTCTTAAAAAACAAACTGCTTCAAGAAGAGTTAGTCGCCTTGCAAAACTTGTAAATTCTATGGATAAAGCTGAATAA
- the glmM gene encoding phosphoglucosamine mutase, producing the protein MKYFGTDGVRGKAGEELTAELAMKIAMAAGIYFRKNSQTNMILLGKDTRRSGYMIETAIVAGLTSIGYNVRQVGPMPTPAIAFLTEDMRCDAGIMISASHNPYYDNGIKFFDAQGFKLDESEERKIEEILNSDELIHAARKQCMEIGAAKRVDDVIGRYIVHIKNSFPKGLNLRSLRIVLDTANGASYKVAPTIFSELGAEIFVINNEPNGQNINENCGALYPAKLASEVVRLRADVGFAFDGDADRVVVVDNEGNVVHGDALIGILAIFLKNQKKLANNKIVATSMSNQGLDELLKANNIKLLRSNVGDKFVLEMMKESGSNFGGEQSGHIIFSDYTKTGDGITSALQFSACMLSLNKTSNELNKTFIPCPQILKNLKIKEKKPLNEIVGLNELKKSLEDSGIRTLFRYSGTEKVIRLLIEGKDKKILKEKMDEVENFFIKALNE; encoded by the coding sequence ATGAAATATTTTGGAACTGATGGAGTTAGGGGAAAGGCTGGAGAGGAATTGACAGCAGAGCTTGCTATGAAAATAGCAATGGCTGCAGGAATTTACTTTAGAAAAAATTCCCAAACAAATATGATACTTCTTGGAAAAGATACAAGAAGAAGTGGCTATATGATAGAAACAGCAATTGTAGCAGGACTTACGTCTATTGGTTATAATGTTAGACAAGTTGGTCCTATGCCAACACCTGCTATTGCTTTTTTAACAGAAGATATGAGATGTGATGCTGGAATTATGATAAGTGCCTCACATAATCCTTATTATGATAATGGAATTAAATTTTTTGATGCACAAGGTTTTAAACTTGATGAGAGCGAAGAAAGAAAAATAGAAGAAATTTTAAACAGTGATGAGCTTATACATGCGGCTAGAAAACAGTGCATGGAAATAGGGGCTGCAAAAAGAGTAGACGATGTTATAGGAAGATATATAGTTCACATAAAAAACTCTTTTCCAAAAGGTTTAAATTTACGCTCTTTAAGAATAGTTTTAGACACTGCAAATGGTGCAAGCTATAAAGTTGCTCCTACAATTTTTTCAGAACTTGGAGCTGAAATTTTTGTTATAAATAACGAACCAAATGGTCAAAACATAAACGAAAATTGTGGTGCCTTGTATCCTGCAAAACTTGCAAGTGAAGTTGTAAGACTTAGAGCAGATGTTGGATTTGCTTTTGATGGCGATGCTGATAGGGTTGTAGTTGTAGATAATGAGGGAAATGTAGTTCATGGCGATGCATTAATAGGAATTTTAGCAATTTTTCTAAAAAATCAAAAAAAACTTGCAAATAATAAAATAGTGGCAACTTCTATGAGTAATCAAGGTCTTGATGAGCTTTTAAAAGCTAATAATATTAAGCTGTTAAGAAGTAATGTTGGAGATAAATTTGTTCTAGAAATGATGAAAGAAAGTGGCTCTAATTTTGGCGGTGAGCAAAGTGGGCATATAATTTTTAGTGATTATACAAAAACAGGTGATGGCATAACAAGTGCATTGCAGTTTAGTGCTTGCATGCTAAGTTTAAATAAAACTTCAAATGAGCTTAATAAAACTTTTATTCCATGTCCGCAAATTTTAAAAAATTTAAAAATAAAAGAAAAAAAGCCTTTAAATGAAATTGTAGGATTAAATGAACTTAAAAAAAGCCTTGAGGATAGTGGCATTAGAACACTTTTTAGATATTCAGGAACTGAAAAAGTCATAAGGCTTTTAATAGAAGGTAAAGATAAAAAGATATTAAAAGAAAAAATGGATGAGGTTGAAAATTTCTTTATAAAAGCTTTAAATGAGTAG